The Vibrio nitrifigilis genome window below encodes:
- the folB gene encoding dihydroneopterin aldolase, with amino-acid sequence MDKVFIDQLEVIATIGVYDWEQQIKQKLILDIEMAHDNRPAGLSDNVVDALDYSTVSTAIIEHIESGAFLLVERVAEEVAELIMTKFSVPWVHIRLTKPKAVAQARGVGVIIERGEL; translated from the coding sequence ATGGATAAAGTTTTTATCGACCAGCTTGAAGTTATTGCCACCATTGGTGTTTACGACTGGGAACAGCAGATCAAACAGAAACTCATCCTCGATATCGAGATGGCTCATGATAATCGTCCCGCAGGTTTAAGTGATAACGTTGTTGATGCGTTAGATTACTCGACAGTTAGTACTGCAATTATTGAACATATTGAATCTGGAGCATTTTTGTTAGTTGAGCGTGTAGCTGAGGAAGTGGCTGAGCTCATCATGACAAAATTCTCAGTGCCTTGGGTTCATATTCGTTTAACTAAGCCAAAAGCAGTTGCTCAAGCGCGTGGTGTAGGAGTGATCATTGAACGGGGAGAGTTATGA